A segment of the Stegostoma tigrinum isolate sSteTig4 chromosome 44, sSteTig4.hap1, whole genome shotgun sequence genome:
aaagactgattagggagagccagcatggctttgtgcattggAAATCGTGTCCCAGTCTGTCAGTTGtgttattttttttgaaaatgtggcaaagaagattgaaggtCGGGCAGTAGACattgtgtatatggacttcagcaaaacacttgacaaggttccgcatggtagattggttagcaaggttagatcacatggaatacaggaagcaCTAGCCAGTTGGAATCAAATATGGATTCAGGGTATGAaacagtgtggtggtggagggttgtcttttgaactggaagcctgtgaccaggtGGTGTGCCATAAGAATCAGTCCTGGGTCCACTGCGTTTAGTAATTAtccaaatgatttgcatgtgatgGTATAGCTCAtaggtttgtagatgacaccaacattggtggtgtatggacagtgaggaaggtgatCTTCTCTGAGTAgtttgggatcttgatcagtgggctgaggagtggcagatggagttcagacaaatgagcggTGTTGCATTTCAataaggaaaatcagggcaggatttagacagttaatggtagggcccatGGGAGTGTAGCTGGACAAGGGGATTAGGGTTGCAGGTGCAAAGTCCCTTGAAGgcggagttgcaggtagacagggtggtgaagaaggcatttggtacgctcgCCTTCATTTGTCACTGCATTGAgttattggagttgggatgtcatattgcgactgtacaggacatagttAGAATACTGTATTCtgttcaggtctccctgctatgggaaagaagTTGTGAATCCTGAAAGCGTTCAGAGATGATTCACAGGGATATTGCCGGTATTGGAGTGTTTGGGCTGTGGGATGGGGCTGGAAAGGATGGGgcttttcttccctggagcagTGGAGGTTGAGTTGTGAGGCTTGCCGCATCAACGGccgtcccaggcagtgcattccagacttgcACCACCCTttaggtgaaaaatgttttcctccatTCCCCTGTAAAATTCTTGCCTTTCACTGCAAAATGATGCCCAGTGTTATTCACCCTTCATCTAAGGGAACAATTACTTCTTTGTGTTTCTCCAAtttagtggaattctttgaggagtgacttgtgctgtggataaagggagcCTGATGATCTCTTGTTCTTGGCTTTCCTGAAGGCATTTCACAAGGTACCATGGAAAAGGTGACTGTTTTGAGTGGGAGCTACTGGTTTAGTGGTACATACCGGCCTGGATACTGGATTGGCTGGATGATAGAAAACCGAGAATATCCGTAAATGGGTGTGTTTCAGATTGTCAGAATGTGATGAGTGGGGAGCCACAGGGCTCTGCTGAACCTAAACCTTTTGcagtttatatcaatgacttggacgagggaaatGAAGTCATGGTAGGTACACTTTGTGTTGCTACAAAGCTATCAGGAAAGGTGGCTGTGAAGACTTAATTTCCCGACATCAGTTTGCAGCCTTTTTGAATGAATATTTCAGGTGATCTAtgatataacaaaatgtgaaattgtttgctTGAGgggaaaaatgagaaaagaagacaggtgcagAATCTTTTGGGGTTTAGATATCAGGGGGATCTGGTGTAAAATACACAAAAGATTGGGATATAATGAACAAGTGAAGATGAAGGCTCATGGAATGTTCTTGTTTATCATGAGTGGAATCGAATAGCAAAGTAAGGATTTGATAATTCAGTTGTACAGGGAATAAGTGAAACCGCACCTCCATGactgtgtgccgttctggtctcattattgaaggaaggatgtaaatgcggTGGAGATTCAATAGACTGATACCTGAATgagtggagatagtaggaactgcagatgctggagaatctgagataacaaggtgcagagctggatgaacacagcaggccaagcagcatgagaggagctggaaggctgatgaagggtcgaggactgaaacgtcagccttcctgctcctctgatgctgcttagcatgCTGTGTCCattgagctctacaccttgttatccctgaagAGTGGGTTGTCTTCTGAGGATATTTTGGACAGCCTGGGGAATGCTCACGTGTTCAGAAGAGTGAGGTGTGACTTGCCTCATGTTTAATAACCTGAATGGGTtttgacaaggtgaatgtggaCATATTTTCTCCTCAGGCTAAGTCCAGAATGGGGGAAGATGGCTTTATCATGAGAGGAGTTCTTTATACAAGATTAGTGTGACTTTGGAACCCTCTGCCTCAAAAGACAGTCGAGACTGGatcattgtgtggagctggatgaacacagcaggccaagcagcatcttaggagcacaaaagctgatgtttcgggccttgacccttcatccagctccacacttggttatctcggattgtccagcatctgcagttcccagtatctctgagactggatcattgaacatttttaaggcagaggtgggtaGATACTTGTAGATACTTGTTCAGCGAGGGTATCAAAAGTTATTGGGTGTAACTAGAAATTCAAAACATGATCTTATCGGTCATCGtcgtattgaatgatggaacaggcggGAGGGCCCGATAGTTCATATGTTAGCCGTTGTGTTCATACATTTGACATGGAGCCAAATGCGATACTGGGACAGATGCATGACTTTGTATTTTTATGGGGAGACTCTCACTTCCATTAATTCTGTTCTAAATCAATTCCACAGGATATTAGAAGGAGAGAATTTACAGTCGGGAAACTGCAACCGATCAGGATTTCAGAGTGTCCCAATTTGGTGTAACCTGAATCTCGTTGggttttgaacatggaaggagaatACACTGTTGACAGCGGTGAGAAACTGTACATGTGTGACGTGTGTGCACGAGCATTCAGCCGATCATCTGACCTCTCGAAACATAAACGGAGTCACAAGGAgaaactgtggaaatgtggggactgtgggaatGGATTCAGATCCTCGACTGAACTGGAAATTCATcggcgcagtcacactggggagaaaccattctccTGCTCTGAATGTGGCAAGGGATTCAGTCAGAAATCCCACCTGcagagacaccagcgagttcacactggggagagaccattctccTGCTCTGAGTGTGGGCAGGGATTCACTAATTCCTCCAacctgctgatacaccagcgagttcacactggggagaggccgttcatctGCTGTACGTGCGGCAAGGGATTCACTTTGGCTTCCAGCCTCCAGACTCATCAACGAATTCATACTAGGGAGAGGCTATTCACCAGCTCctagtgtgggggggggggattccCTGACACATGTAGCTTGATGACACATTGGTgaattcacactgatgagagagtGTTTACCTGTTCCTACTGTAGGACAGTGTTGAGTCAATTCAGATAAACGACTGTACATCAGCAGACTGCCTGTGGAGAAGCTGAGTAAGGGGATTCACTGAATCTGCCACCTTGTGGacagttcacactggggagaggctgttCACTTTCTCTGTGTCAGGGAAGGGGTTCATTGAGTTATGAAAACTGCTGAAATGTCAGTGAGATCCTGAGTAACTGCTGTGATGAAGGatgtataatttatataaattccaGTTTGGAAGTTGGCTTTTATAATAGTGACACTGAATTTGGTTCATTTTCTGAAagttttctttgaaagaaaaagtgtGAATCCTTGTGAAACAGTGACCTTCCTCCAGCACTGCTCAGAATGCAAGTGGCTGTGGAGCCCCATGTGGAGTGAATGGGAAATTGTTTAGACTCTTGTTGATTTGCAATGGATGAGCAAACATCAAAGGACATCatcttgttttcagttcagagtaatcaaggattgatttttctttataaaCCCAAGGTTAGAAGGTattttggggataatgggaactgcagatgctggagaatgcaagacaacaaaatgtgaggctggatgaacacagcaggccaagcagcatcccaggagcacaaaagctgacgtttcgggcccgaaacgtcagcttttgtgctcctgggatgctgcttggcctgctgtgttcatccagcctcacattttgttgtcttagaagGTATTTTGTTTAGTTTGGAGATAGGACTAAGATCAGAATCAAGTTTAGCCTGTCTACTATATAGAGCTCAGAATAAGTCACtagaaacaaaagaacaaaaagttACCTGAGTAGAACTTCTGAGGAGGGTTTGGTTTGAGCTGTGaaggtattagaacatagaacatagaacagtacagcacagaacaggcccttcagcccacaatgttgtgccgaccattgatcctcatggatgcaccctcaaatttctgtgaccatatgcatgtccagcagtctcttaaatgaccccaatgaccttgcttccacaactgctgccggcaacgcattccatgctctcacaactctctgcgtaaagaacctgcctctgacatcccctctatactttccaccaaccagcttaaaactatgacccctcgtgctagccatttctgccctgggaaatagtctctggctatcgactctatctatgcctctcattatcttgtatacctcaattaggtcccctctcctcctccttttctccaatgaaaagagaccgagctcagtcaacctctcttcataagataagccctccagtccaggcagcatcctggtaaacctcctctgaaccctctccaaagcatccacatctttcctataatagggcgcccagaactggacgcagtattccaagtgcggtctaaccaaagttttatagagctgcaacaagatctcacgactcttaaactcaatccccctgttaatgaaagccaaaacaccatatgctttcttaacaaccctgtccacttgggtggccattttaagggatctatgtatctgcacaccaagatccctctgttcctccacgctgccaagaatcctatccttaatcctgtactcagctttcaaattcgaccttccaaaatgcatcacctcgcatttatccaggttgaactccatctgccacctctcagcccatctctgcatcctgtcaatgtcccgctgcagcctacaacagccctctacactgtcaacgacacctccgacctttgtgtcgtctgcaaacttgctgacccatccttcaattccctcgtccaagtcattaataaaaattacaaacagtagaggcccaaggacagagccctgtggaaccccactcaccactgacttccaggcagaatattttccttctactaccactcgctgtcttctgttggccagccaattctgtatccaagcagctaagttcccctgtatcccattcctcctgaccttctgaatgagccttccatggggaaccttatcaaatgccttactgaagtccatatacaccacatccacagcttgaccctcatcaaccttactagtcacatcctcaaaaaactcaataaggtttgtaaggcatgacctacccctcacaaagccgtgttgactgtatttgatcaagccatgctcttccagatggtcataaatcttatccctcagaatcctttctaacaccttgcagacgacagacgtgagacttaccggtctataattgccggggatttccctatttcctttcttgaagagaggaattacatttgcctctctccagtcctcaggtacgactccagtggagagcgaggatgcaaagatcttcgcaagtggcgaagcaattgcatttctcgcttcccaaagcagccgaggacaaatctgatccgggcctggcgacttgtcaatcttaatgtttgacaaaattttcagtacatcagcttcctctatctctatccgttccagcatgcacacctgctcttcaaaggtttcattcactacacaggtcgtttctttcgtaaagacagaagcaaaaaactcatttagggcttcccctacctcctcaggctccacacacaagttccctatgctatccctgatcggccctactctttctttgaccattctcttattcctcacgtaagtgtaaaatgcctttgtgttttcccggattccttctgccaagcctttctcgtgccccctcctggctctcctcagaccatttttgagctccttccttgcctgcatgtaatcctctctagctgaacttgaccctagcttcctccaccttatgtaagctaccttcttccttttcactagaagctccaccgctctcgtcatccaaggttcctttatcttaccccgtcttgcctgtctcagagggacatatttactcatcactcccaacaactgttccttaaacaatctccacatgtctatagttcccttaccatggaacaactgctcccagtccatgcttcctaactcgtgtctaatcgcatcatagtttcctcttccccaattaaatatcctcccattctgcctaatcctctccttctccatagctatgtagaatgagagagtgttatggtcactatcaccaaaatgctctcccaccacaagatctgatacctgccccggctcgtttccgagcaccaagtctagaatggcctctcccctcgtcggcggAAAATGTTTATACTCTCAAATTTCAGAGAATTCATGAAAGAAAATTCCATAGTTCACAGGATGTGTTTGGGCCAAACCATTTCAGATATAATTTAGAGATTTAATATTTGATGtaatttctctggatttaaacCTGTGTTAAGAAATGTGGGCACACagttgcagcaggtaatcaggaaggcttgTGGAACAATGTCACTTCAAATCTCCAACTCTCTTGAAGTAAAGTTGGGATGTcttcctgcaactgtacaaggggctggtgagaccacatctcgaaTGCAGCGAATAATTTTGGCCCCCTTACGGAATGAAAGATATTATTTTATTGGAGGTCGTTCAGAGAATGTTCTCCAGGATATTCCCttgtatggagggactgtcatgtgagcaaaggctaaacttCGTGGGagtctattcactggagttcagaagaatgagaagtgacgaAACGTATTAAATTAGGCTTgaaagggtaaatgttgagaggattttTCACTTGCTGGAAGAATCTCAGACCAAAGTGCATTGTCTCAGAACATAGGGCCaccaccaatttaagacagatgaggaggaatttcttctgtggaGCGTTGAGAGCCTGTGGAACTTGTTGCCACAGAACAGGGAGGCAAAGTCGGGCCTAGTCTAAAATGAAGGCTGATGTAGATTCTTGATGAAGAATTATGAGAAAATTACAGGAAAGCAGCCgtgaagaatgtcagatcagccctgattctgtacaatggcagagcaggctcaagggaccaaatAGTGCTGTTGAGAAATAGGTTGGGagcattgtttttctctctgttttcgtCTTGtgtaattacaatttttttttgattttgctgAAGAATCTCTGCAGCGTCACATGATTGACCACCATATTAACCAAATTAAAAGAGTAATCTCAAGTGGAGATAGTCAGACACACAATTAAACTGTCACCCAATGTACCAGAAGATGTGGAAATAAAGTGTCATCCAGtataaaataataaatgaaattcaATTCCACCTGATACTCTAGTTGTTCAATAATTTACCCCATATTTACTCACAGGAGCAAAGACTGTCAGAAGCAGAGTGAAACTCTTGGTTGCGTACCAGACTTAAGGTGGATTTTTACAGAAGaaatccctccctctcccagagaGCAGCTTGCAAAATGAATAAAGCTCAAAcagccctccaactccattttaatttaatccCTACTTCCTGTCACGTTTTTCATGTTGTTATTGCCCTGGTCACATCGTGTTTTTGCTGGTGGTGAAAAGTCCAGCAGCTGTTTTGGTGTATCTCGGTTCAATTTGAAAGCCTCTCACTGACAGCAGAAagcctcatttccagcattcTACCACCAGGCAGGACCCCTGCAGAGAGTtacaaaattaataaaaaaaacagaaacatataaaatgtatTTGCAGAACTCGGAGGgaaacaattttcttttacttgcTGGCAAGGGATGGGACACTTGTTTGCTGGGTGTGAAACTCAGGGTTCGTATTCCACCAGGGTTTGAATCTCCTGCACTAATGGAGTATTAAAAAGGAACTTGAACACACAAGTAGCTGAAAAATGACACTCTGGTGTGTAATTTGCTCGTTCTCTGCAGATGCAGGGAAAATGGGATGCATCTGAGAATAAGGTGTGCATCGGGTCAGTGATCACTTGTTAATTTATGCAACATTTGTAAAAAACACAATGCACTTTCCCAGAATCACAATGGTTTAACTGACCTAACCTGGATAtgcttcaagtatttattcaGACAAAGCTTTCCCTGATATAATCTCCCCTATTTATATATAACTCTACTCCAGTTGTTGTCAGAATTATGATGGGAGAGCTGAAATGGCCATGTGAGGGACAAATGTATTGATGGTGCAGGGAtaaattcagtttttgttttgaatatctGACTGTGCACAGGATCCCAGATCATAGCATGAGTTTTGAGATTGCTAAAACTGCTATGGTGGAAACAAGGAAAAGAAATGGAGCTAACTTCAGAAGGATGCAGGGATTCTGATAAAATGGACAACAAACCAATGGGTGGgatgtgaaatgggtgcaggGACAGTGAAAGTTCTGGTTTAATTTACGTTAAACTGAATCTTACATATGTGAAAAATAAGGCTGGAGTTCTGTCTTTTCAGGAAAGGCATGTTCGGCTGTGGTGAGGGTCCAGtttctttcactgatgttgtgggtggctcttaaaagagcctttGGTTGTCAGGTTAAAGAACGGTCTCTTCACTTTTTAGTGGCGCCCCCAGCGgcggttttcttgggcagcagcacggcctggatattcggcagcaccccgccctgagcgatggtcacccctcacagcagcttgttgagctcctcgtcgttgcgcacggccagctggaggtgcctggggatgatgcgggtcttcttgttgtcccgggccgcgttatcggccagctcgaggatttcagccgtcaggtactcgagcaccgcagccagatagaccggcgctccggcacccacacgctcagcatagttaccctttctcaggagcctgtGAGCTCAAGCAAACCAGTAATAGAGACAATGGCTCAGCTTCTTTCAATGAAGTTGTGGGTGGCTCTTAGAAGAGCCTTTGGGTTTTGGATGTGTTATCTCAGCAGAATGTGGTgtctcacttggagctggtgttCTTGCTCACCGCCTTTTTACTATCTTTCATCGTGAAACTTGATTCTGCAGGTTTTCTGCCGGGCCTTGTGTTCACTGCCCTTGTGGAGAAAAGGTTTAGTTCCAGATCCAGTTGGGGGCGGGAGTTAGCTGGAGGCGGAGCTGGACATTTCTCTGCCTGTCACTCAGTTGCCTGCCCGGGccgcctctcactctctcagctCTTTCTCAGTCAGGTCGGGGCGGGCTATATAAAAAAGGAAGGTGAGGCACCTCGGGTCTTATTCGGCAGCGATTGGAGTGAAGAAGCGTGATGTCTGGAAGAGGGAAGGGAGGTAAAGGCCTGGGAAAGGGCGGAGCGAAGCGGCACCGCAAAGTGCTCCGTGATAACATCCAGGGCATCACGAAACCAGCCATCCGGCGCCTGGCTCGGCGTGGCGGGGTCAAGCGCATCTCGGGCTTGATCTACGAGGAGACCCGTGGGGTGCTGAAGGTTTTCCTGGAGAATGTGATCAGGGATGCGGTGACCTACACTGAGCACGCCAAGCGCAAGACGGTGACTgccatggatgtggtgtacgctctgaaacgccagggccgcactctgtatggattcggcggctgagcaaatcgtcccttttccagcgaacccaaaggctcttttcagagccacccaaacCCTCGAAAGAGAGCGGAGACCCGAGGATAGCCTTGTATATTTCACACTTGCTATCGCAATTCGGCAGCTGCTCTGGCTTTATCTCGGTTCATTGTAAAATTAACAACAGCAAGTAGATTGTAAAAAGGGATTCgatgttaattttgtttcccGGGGTCATCAAGTGTGAAAGAggaacttggggaaaaaaaatggaagttgTTGATACATGATTCATTGGAGATAATTATGCTCTTTGCAGATACAGGGAAACGAGACAAGGTATGGCTGCAACCTAAAATAAAGGGCAGATGAGGGACCACACATCAAGTTCTAAAACaattacattatttttaaaaagccgaCTGACATTACTAATACATACCGAAAATCACTTGCAAAAAGTTGGTTCAGCTGTTTCAGCGAAgttgtgggtggctctgaaaagagccgttgggTTTTGGATGTGTTTTTCTCTGCACAATGTGGTgtctcacttggagctggtgtacttggtcaccgcctttgtaccctccgacacggcgtgcttggccagctccccgggcagcagcagccgcaccgcggtctggatctcccgggagctgatggtgctgcgcttgttgtaatgggccaggcgggaagccTCCCCCGCGATACGCTCGAAAATATCGCTGACAAACGAGTTCATGATGTTCATGGCCTTGGAGGAGATGCCGGTGTCggggtgaacctgcttcatcactttgtaGATATAGATGGCgtaactttctttcctggacTTTCTCCTCTTCTTACCGCCTTTCGCTGGCgccttcttgatgattttcttgGCGCCCTTCTTGGAAGTTGCCTGCGCTTTCTTCTCATCTACCATCGTGACGGTCACTTTCAGACACAGAATAAGCAAAAACGGGCTCGGAGCTCGCTTTTTATAGCCTTACCGCGtcagcaatgctaatgagggaTGGGGGAAAGTCttgttcatgattggacagttgaAAAGAATGTCGGAGCATGACATCAGCCTCGCTGTGATTGGTTAGTTTATGGAGACAATGCGGATCTGTCAGGATCTTCAATGAAATGCGAGACACAAACCAAATTCTGTACACGGAACAAACTCCGAGCTCACTCGCAAATCAACTGGATATTGTCAGTTAATGATATCTTGAACACAGTATCTGAGAGATTTTAATTGTGGCAGTGTGTTTTGTTCTACTCAAAGTAATCTTTCTGTGtaatattattttatttcatctctCTCTGAGTTCCGCAGGACACTTGTGTCATTGAGAGATTCAGGCTTATTGAGGGATAGTTTTGTCCAATGTCTGTCAGTCTTTCCTATGTGAAAATGCGAGTGCAGTTATCTATCCGTCCCTGTCTGTTTATGCAGTGTGAATGAATATCACTCTCTCACAATCTGTTcctgtcatacagtcatagagatgtacagcactctTGGGTCCACCTCGACCATAATAATCAGATATcggaaattaatctagtcccatttaccagcatttagccgataccactctgaacccttcctaatcTTGTGCCCATCcagaagccatttaaatgttgtaattgtcgtATCCTCCACCACGTCCTTTGGCAGTTCAATCCAGTTATGCATCACTCGCTGCGAGCTAATGTTGCCCACCTTAGGTTGCTCTTCAACATTTCACCTCTCCACTTAAGCCCATGCCCTCGAGTTATGGATTCCTCTACTCTGGGCAAAAgaacttgattattcaccctatccatgctgctcataattttataatcttCTG
Coding sequences within it:
- the LOC132206985 gene encoding zinc finger protein 239-like; amino-acid sequence: MEGEYTVDSGEKLYMCDVCARAFSRSSDLSKHKRSHKEKLWKCGDCGNGFRSSTELEIHRRSHTGEKPFSCSECGKGFSQKSHLQRHQRVHTGERPFSCSECGQGFTNSSNLLIHQRVHTGERPFICCTCGKGFTLASSLQTHQRIHTRERLFTSS
- the LOC132207016 gene encoding late histone H2B.L4-like, translated to MVDEKKAQATSKKGAKKIIKKAPAKGGKKRRKSRKESYAIYIYKVMKQVHPDTGISSKAMNIMNSFVSDIFERIAGEASRLAHYNKRSTISSREIQTAVRLLLPGELAKHAVSEGTKAVTKYTSSK